The following are encoded together in the Streptomyces sp. NBC_00341 genome:
- a CDS encoding glycoside hydrolase, with translation MFPTRTRPAPSGPRSGSSRTPGRTTTALGVATALAVTALTAAGPAPAPASAAEPSAAALTIRLDPSYQQPSFQGWGTALAWFAHVTGGWPDAQRNRLADDLYGADGLGFTIARYNIGGGDSPETTPYMRPGADVPGYWNRPGPEAPDWWDPDRADHWNASADANQQWWLSAAKERGATTFEAFSNSAPYFMTNSGLTSGAANGWEDNLRSDQYDRFAGYLTGSLQRAQSATGVTFDSLSPVNEPDTDYWHSGGRQEGSHWDPASQARMITTLRAALDAKGVTTPIAAMDETDPDRFRSDWEAYGPDVRDTVDRLNTHTYGTNGRTGARDIAKGAATPLWMSEVDVGGSVPQSFTSMSPALDLARRINDDVRELEPRAWVLWQAVEDYENMTPAHENSNWGLIQTDFTPDDAATEPLRKNKKYWAMANYSRFVRPGARIMNTDDPQTLAAVRPDGGVVVVHTNTTDEEREVTLDLDGFATAADGPVERWTTDATKDLRRDEDAAVAGRALKAVVGPGSVTTFVLPTVSGVNTAATTAPTGAPRLLVNDNSGKALATADGAGTVVQRTSAPADSAQQWTFTKLSADDWGNTAAYRITNTGTGKALSASDGALTVAPPGPSTAQQWIRSTTGDGHSTLVNRATGELLDVTNASTDDGAPVGVYRPTTGSNQSWSLPGAAAVQRAHGRGASRQSRHG, from the coding sequence GTGTTTCCCACCCGCACCCGGCCGGCGCCCTCAGGGCCCCGGTCCGGTTCCTCCCGCACGCCCGGAAGGACCACCACCGCTCTGGGCGTCGCCACGGCCCTCGCGGTGACCGCGCTCACGGCCGCCGGGCCGGCCCCCGCGCCGGCGAGCGCCGCGGAGCCGTCGGCCGCGGCGCTCACGATCCGCCTCGACCCCAGCTACCAGCAGCCGTCCTTCCAGGGCTGGGGCACCGCGCTGGCCTGGTTCGCCCATGTCACCGGCGGATGGCCCGACGCCCAGCGCAACCGGCTGGCCGACGACCTCTACGGCGCGGACGGCCTCGGCTTCACCATCGCCCGCTACAACATCGGCGGCGGCGACAGCCCCGAGACCACCCCCTACATGCGGCCCGGTGCCGACGTCCCCGGCTACTGGAACCGGCCCGGACCCGAGGCCCCCGACTGGTGGGACCCGGACCGGGCCGATCACTGGAACGCCTCCGCCGACGCGAACCAGCAGTGGTGGCTCTCGGCCGCCAAGGAGCGCGGCGCCACCACCTTCGAGGCGTTCTCCAACTCCGCCCCGTACTTCATGACCAACAGCGGACTCACCTCCGGCGCGGCCAACGGCTGGGAGGACAACCTCCGCTCCGACCAGTACGACCGGTTCGCCGGTTACCTCACCGGCTCGCTCCAGCGGGCCCAGTCCGCCACCGGCGTCACCTTCGACTCCCTCTCACCGGTCAACGAACCCGACACCGACTACTGGCACAGCGGCGGCCGCCAGGAGGGCTCGCACTGGGACCCGGCCTCCCAGGCCCGCATGATCACCACCCTGCGCGCCGCACTCGACGCCAAGGGCGTCACGACCCCGATCGCCGCCATGGACGAGACCGACCCGGACAGGTTCCGGTCGGACTGGGAGGCGTACGGCCCCGACGTCCGCGACACGGTGGACCGGCTCAACACGCACACGTACGGGACGAACGGCCGCACCGGGGCGCGGGACATCGCCAAGGGCGCGGCCACACCGCTGTGGATGTCGGAGGTGGACGTCGGCGGCAGTGTCCCGCAGAGCTTCACGTCCATGAGTCCCGCGCTCGACCTCGCCCGGCGTATCAACGACGACGTGCGCGAACTGGAGCCGCGCGCCTGGGTCCTGTGGCAGGCGGTCGAGGACTACGAGAACATGACGCCGGCCCACGAGAACTCCAACTGGGGCCTGATCCAGACGGACTTCACCCCCGACGACGCGGCGACCGAGCCGCTGCGCAAGAACAAGAAGTACTGGGCCATGGCGAACTACAGCCGCTTCGTCCGCCCCGGCGCACGGATCATGAACACCGACGACCCGCAGACCCTGGCCGCGGTCAGGCCCGACGGCGGTGTGGTCGTCGTCCACACCAACACCACCGATGAGGAACGCGAAGTCACCCTGGACCTGGACGGCTTCGCGACCGCCGCCGACGGACCCGTCGAACGCTGGACGACCGACGCCACGAAGGACCTGCGGCGCGACGAGGACGCGGCCGTGGCGGGTCGCGCGCTCAAGGCGGTCGTGGGCCCCGGCTCCGTCACCACGTTCGTCCTCCCCACGGTCAGCGGTGTGAACACGGCGGCGACCACCGCCCCCACCGGAGCGCCGCGCCTGCTGGTCAACGACAACAGCGGCAAGGCCCTCGCCACCGCGGACGGCGCCGGCACCGTCGTGCAGCGCACCTCCGCACCGGCCGACAGCGCACAGCAGTGGACCTTCACGAAGCTGTCCGCCGACGACTGGGGCAACACCGCCGCCTACCGGATCACCAACACCGGGACGGGCAAGGCGCTTTCCGCGTCGGACGGCGCCCTGACCGTCGCGCCGCCCGGACCGTCCACGGCGCAGCAGTGGATCCGCTCCACCACGGGTGACGGCCACAGCACCCTGGTCAACCGCGCCACCGGAGAACTGCTCGACGTCACGAACGCCTCGACGGATGACGGGGCGCCCGTCGGCGTCTACCGGCCCACGACCGGCAGCAACCAGTCCTGGTCGCTGCCCGGCGCGGCGGCCGTCCAGCGGGCCCACGGCCGGGGAGCGAGCCGGCAGTCGCGGCACGGCTGA
- a CDS encoding RICIN domain-containing protein yields the protein MRHKIPGRAALFAALAALLLSLLSSVGTAHAAAVTITNGTQFTGSDNSPVHAHGGGVLKVGAYYYWFGENRNADNTFRYVSAYRSTDLKNWEFRKNVLTEASDPELDQANIERPKVVYNSTTKQFVMWMHKENASDYGEARAAVAVSSTVDGDYTWRGSFRPLGNMSRDITTFVDKDGTGYMISAANENADLHVYRLTADYTAVESQVQKLWAGQSREAPAMFERDGVYFLLTSGATGWSPNQQKYATATSITGSWSDLKDVGDATAYRSQTAYVLPVQGTEGTGYLYMGDRWGNAMGGTVSDSQYVWLPLTFPSSTSMTMDYSPQVTVDTAAGTVGGMDVTWETLTGYQSGKCADVSNYDSADGAQLIQWGCGAGVNQDFWLKDLGTGYVQIMARHSGKCLDIAGASTADGAYAVQNTCDGSASQQWKARTTDVAGSVELVARHSGKCLDVVNQSRSDGTALDQWTCNSGDNQKWERAAA from the coding sequence ATGCGACACAAGATCCCCGGAAGGGCGGCTCTGTTCGCCGCCCTCGCCGCCCTTCTCCTCTCTCTGCTCAGCTCCGTGGGCACCGCCCACGCCGCCGCGGTGACCATCACCAACGGGACGCAGTTCACCGGATCGGACAACAGTCCGGTGCACGCCCACGGCGGTGGCGTACTCAAGGTCGGCGCGTACTACTACTGGTTCGGCGAGAACCGCAACGCCGACAACACCTTCCGGTACGTCTCCGCCTACCGCTCGACCGACCTCAAGAACTGGGAGTTCCGCAAGAACGTCCTGACGGAGGCCTCGGACCCGGAACTGGACCAGGCCAACATCGAGCGCCCCAAAGTCGTCTACAACAGCACCACCAAGCAGTTCGTGATGTGGATGCACAAGGAGAACGCCTCCGACTACGGCGAGGCCCGAGCCGCGGTCGCGGTGTCCTCCACGGTGGACGGCGACTACACCTGGCGCGGCAGCTTCCGGCCGCTGGGCAACATGTCACGGGACATCACGACCTTCGTCGACAAGGACGGCACCGGCTACATGATCTCGGCCGCCAACGAGAACGCGGACCTGCACGTGTACCGGCTGACCGCGGACTACACGGCGGTCGAGTCCCAGGTCCAGAAGCTCTGGGCGGGGCAGTCGCGTGAGGCCCCCGCCATGTTCGAGCGCGACGGCGTCTACTTCCTCCTCACCTCCGGCGCCACCGGCTGGTCCCCGAACCAGCAGAAGTACGCCACCGCCACCAGCATCACCGGCTCGTGGAGCGATCTGAAGGACGTGGGCGACGCCACGGCCTACCGGAGCCAGACCGCGTACGTCCTGCCGGTGCAGGGCACCGAGGGCACCGGATACCTCTACATGGGGGACCGCTGGGGCAACGCCATGGGCGGCACGGTCTCCGACTCCCAGTACGTCTGGCTGCCGCTGACGTTCCCCAGTAGCACCAGCATGACGATGGACTACTCCCCGCAGGTCACCGTCGACACCGCCGCCGGGACCGTGGGCGGTATGGACGTCACCTGGGAGACGCTGACCGGGTACCAGAGCGGCAAGTGCGCCGACGTGTCGAACTACGACTCGGCGGACGGTGCCCAACTGATCCAGTGGGGATGCGGCGCGGGCGTCAACCAGGACTTCTGGCTGAAGGACCTGGGCACCGGCTACGTCCAGATCATGGCCCGGCACAGCGGGAAGTGCCTCGACATCGCCGGTGCGTCGACGGCGGACGGGGCCTACGCGGTGCAGAACACCTGCGACGGATCCGCCTCCCAGCAGTGGAAGGCGCGGACGACGGACGTGGCCGGCTCCGTCGAACTCGTCGCCCGGCACAGCGGAAAGTGCCTCGACGTCGTGAACCAGTCCCGGTCCGACGGCACCGCTCTCGACCAGTGGACCTGCAACTCGGGCGACAACCAGAAGTGGGAGCGCGCGGCGGCCTGA
- a CDS encoding LacI family DNA-binding transcriptional regulator has product MAEVAAKAGVSSQTVSRVANNHDNVDATTRAKVLDAMQALGYRPNAAARALVTGKFGALGVVSFDVGAHGNARTLAAIADAAREAGFSVNFMGIRAQTEAAVQQAFRHLMLQSVDGIVLIESQMLDTPSLRLPPTMPIVVADGDTGHRYPHVDFDQARGTRSVVAHLLEMGHRTVHHVSGPRDSFAARRRAETWERTVVAAGAPLHPALYGDWSAESGYLAGRTLAKIPDVTAVFAANDQMALGVLRAMHEAGRKVPEEVSVAGFDDVPEARFFEPPLTTVHQDFDVVGRHCVTLLLEQIERRAGGPHRLAVEPTLVVRASTAPPPA; this is encoded by the coding sequence ATGGCCGAGGTCGCGGCGAAGGCGGGGGTGTCCTCCCAGACCGTCTCGCGCGTGGCCAACAACCACGACAACGTGGACGCCACGACGCGCGCCAAGGTCCTCGACGCCATGCAGGCACTCGGATACCGCCCGAACGCGGCGGCTCGTGCGCTGGTCACGGGCAAGTTCGGGGCGCTGGGCGTGGTCAGCTTCGACGTCGGCGCGCACGGGAACGCCCGGACGCTCGCCGCCATCGCGGACGCGGCACGCGAGGCCGGCTTCTCCGTCAACTTCATGGGAATCCGCGCACAGACCGAAGCCGCCGTGCAGCAGGCCTTCCGCCACCTGATGCTCCAGTCCGTCGACGGGATCGTGCTGATCGAGTCGCAGATGCTCGACACACCGTCGCTGCGCCTGCCGCCGACCATGCCGATCGTCGTCGCGGACGGCGACACCGGGCACCGCTACCCCCATGTCGACTTCGACCAGGCCCGCGGCACCCGGAGCGTGGTGGCCCACCTGCTGGAGATGGGCCATCGCACGGTGCACCACGTCAGCGGCCCGCGGGACTCCTTCGCCGCCCGGCGGCGCGCGGAGACCTGGGAGCGCACCGTCGTCGCGGCCGGTGCCCCCCTGCACCCCGCCCTGTACGGGGACTGGAGCGCCGAGTCCGGCTACCTGGCCGGCCGGACGCTGGCGAAGATCCCCGATGTCACGGCCGTGTTCGCGGCCAACGACCAGATGGCACTGGGGGTGCTGCGCGCCATGCACGAGGCCGGGCGCAAGGTGCCGGAGGAGGTCAGCGTGGCCGGCTTCGACGACGTCCCAGAGGCCCGGTTCTTCGAGCCGCCGCTGACCACGGTCCACCAGGACTTCGACGTGGTGGGGCGGCATTGCGTGACCCTGCTCCTGGAGCAGATCGAGCGCCGCGCGGGCGGCCCGCACCGGCTCGCCGTCGAACCCACTCTCGTGGTCCGGGCCAGCACCGCGCCGCCGCCCGCCTGA
- a CDS encoding carbohydrate ABC transporter permease, with translation MTLLSTSAQAVRPPRPRRRRPLGRYGLTGWGFAGPFVAVFALVFLAPIGYAAYLSLFRDRMIGGRSFVGMDNYQQALTDPQFWEGLERVGLFLAVQVPIMLGIALLVALAIDSGRLYGRSFFRVAVFLPYAVPAVVASLMWGFIYGTQFGLVGNINDTFGLSLPDPLSPSLVLASIGNIVTWEFVGYNMLIFYSALRVVPRSLYEAAAIDGAGEWRIISAVKLPAIRGALVIATIFSVIGSFQLFNEPSILQKLAPNAITNDFTPNLYTYSLSFAGQQHNYAATVAIVMGVITAIIAYAVQLRGMRKG, from the coding sequence ATGACGCTCCTGTCGACGTCCGCCCAGGCAGTCCGGCCACCCCGGCCGAGGCGGCGCCGCCCTCTCGGGCGGTACGGCCTGACCGGATGGGGATTCGCCGGACCGTTCGTCGCGGTCTTCGCACTCGTCTTCCTCGCGCCGATCGGATACGCCGCCTATCTGAGCCTCTTCCGGGACCGGATGATCGGCGGCAGGTCGTTCGTGGGCATGGACAACTACCAACAGGCACTGACCGACCCGCAGTTCTGGGAGGGGCTGGAGCGTGTCGGCCTCTTCCTGGCCGTCCAGGTGCCGATCATGCTGGGCATCGCCCTGCTGGTCGCCCTGGCGATCGACAGCGGCAGGCTGTACGGGAGGTCGTTCTTCCGCGTCGCCGTCTTCCTGCCCTACGCAGTACCTGCCGTCGTCGCCAGCCTCATGTGGGGCTTCATCTACGGCACGCAGTTCGGGCTGGTCGGCAACATCAACGACACCTTCGGCCTGTCACTGCCCGACCCGCTCTCCCCCTCACTGGTGCTGGCCTCGATCGGCAACATCGTGACCTGGGAGTTCGTCGGCTACAACATGCTGATCTTCTACTCGGCCCTCAGGGTCGTGCCTCGCTCGCTCTACGAGGCCGCGGCCATCGACGGAGCCGGCGAATGGCGGATCATCTCCGCGGTCAAACTCCCCGCGATCCGAGGGGCCCTGGTGATCGCCACGATCTTCTCCGTCATCGGCAGCTTCCAGCTGTTCAACGAGCCCAGCATCCTGCAGAAGCTCGCGCCCAACGCGATCACCAACGACTTCACCCCGAACCTCTACACGTACTCGCTGTCCTTCGCCGGACAGCAGCACAACTACGCCGCGACCGTGGCCATCGTGATGGGCGTGATCACCGCGATCATCGCCTACGCGGTCCAGCTGCGCGGCATGCGGAAGGGCTGA
- a CDS encoding carbohydrate ABC transporter permease — protein sequence MTTSFTTDSTGSSPSSPGHRASRTTPPATARPRTGGSARKSRRPPHTPLNPRPSIPLTLVTGVVVLYTLAPLLWLVINATKSQRGLFDSFGLWFADDFNLWDNITRTLTYDDGAFVRWFLNTLLYVTVGAGGATVLAVLGGYALAKYDFPGRRAVFAVVIGAVAVPGTALAVPTFLMFSNMGLTNTPWAVIIPSLISPFGLYLMWVFALEAVPAGLLEAARIDGSSELRTFFTIALPLLMPGTITVLLFSMVATWNNYFLPLIMIKDPDWYPLTLGLNAWNAQAQTAGGEAVFDLIITGSLLTIVPIVAAFLLLQRYWQSGLAAGSVKE from the coding sequence ATGACCACCTCCTTCACCACCGACTCAACCGGGTCCTCCCCTTCCTCACCCGGACACCGCGCCTCCCGTACGACGCCGCCGGCCACCGCCCGTCCCCGTACCGGCGGCTCCGCACGGAAGTCCCGGCGGCCTCCGCACACGCCGCTCAACCCACGCCCCAGCATCCCGCTGACCCTGGTCACCGGCGTCGTCGTCCTCTACACACTGGCCCCGCTGCTGTGGCTCGTCATCAACGCCACGAAGAGCCAGCGGGGGCTCTTCGACTCGTTCGGCCTCTGGTTCGCCGACGACTTCAACCTCTGGGACAACATCACCCGGACGCTCACCTACGACGACGGCGCCTTCGTCCGCTGGTTCCTCAACACGCTGCTGTACGTCACGGTCGGAGCCGGGGGCGCCACCGTCCTGGCCGTTCTCGGCGGCTACGCCCTGGCGAAGTACGACTTCCCCGGCCGGCGCGCCGTGTTCGCCGTGGTCATCGGCGCGGTGGCGGTCCCGGGTACGGCTCTCGCCGTCCCCACCTTCCTGATGTTCAGCAACATGGGCCTGACGAACACCCCCTGGGCCGTGATCATCCCGTCCCTGATCTCGCCCTTCGGGCTCTACCTCATGTGGGTCTTCGCCTTGGAGGCCGTCCCCGCCGGGCTGCTGGAGGCCGCGCGGATCGACGGATCCAGTGAGCTGCGCACCTTCTTCACGATCGCGCTGCCCCTGCTGATGCCGGGGACCATCACCGTCCTGCTGTTCTCGATGGTCGCGACGTGGAACAACTACTTCCTGCCGCTGATCATGATCAAGGACCCCGACTGGTATCCGCTGACCCTCGGCCTCAACGCCTGGAACGCCCAGGCCCAGACGGCGGGCGGCGAAGCCGTCTTCGACCTCATCATCACCGGCTCCCTGCTGACGATCGTGCCGATCGTGGCGGCCTTCCTGCTGCTCCAGCGCTACTGGCAGTCCGGACTGGCCGCGGGCAGCGTCAAGGAATGA
- a CDS encoding sugar ABC transporter substrate-binding protein — protein sequence MRTHSTRRLLGALAVASALALTATACGDSDSDAADSSPKDVKAALEKGGKVTVWAWEPTLKKVAADFEKKYPEVDVELVNAGTGDKQYTALQNAMAAGSGAPDVAQVEYYALGQFAIAKSVEDLAPYGAKKYDKTFTPGPWNAVTQDKAVYALPMDSGPMAFFYNKKVFDKHGVKVPTTWDEYVEAARTLHKADPKIFITNDTGDAGATTSLIWQAGGRPYKADGTNVGVAFDDAGTKKYTATWQKLLDEKLVAPISSWSDAWYKGLADGSLATLSIGAWMPANLTSGVPAASGDWRVAPLPQWTKGDRTSAENGGSSLAVPKAAKNKELAYAFTQFATTGAGASSRVAEGAFPATRADLESKAFLDTPFPYFGGQKANQVFAESARNVGADWSYLPYQVYANSVFNDTAGKAYVSSTTLSDGLKAWQDASVKYGKDQGFTLD from the coding sequence ATGAGAACGCACTCCACCCGCAGGCTGCTCGGCGCGCTCGCCGTCGCCTCCGCTCTCGCGCTGACCGCCACGGCCTGCGGCGACTCGGACTCCGACGCGGCAGACAGCTCGCCCAAGGACGTCAAGGCAGCGCTCGAGAAGGGCGGGAAGGTGACCGTGTGGGCCTGGGAGCCCACGCTCAAGAAGGTGGCGGCGGACTTCGAGAAGAAGTACCCCGAAGTCGACGTCGAACTGGTCAACGCGGGCACCGGCGACAAGCAGTACACGGCTCTGCAGAACGCGATGGCCGCCGGTTCCGGTGCCCCCGACGTCGCCCAGGTCGAGTACTACGCCCTCGGCCAGTTCGCCATCGCCAAGTCCGTCGAGGACCTGGCTCCCTACGGCGCGAAGAAGTACGACAAGACCTTCACGCCCGGCCCGTGGAACGCGGTCACGCAGGACAAGGCGGTCTACGCCCTGCCCATGGACTCCGGCCCCATGGCCTTCTTCTACAACAAGAAGGTCTTCGACAAGCACGGCGTCAAGGTGCCGACCACCTGGGACGAGTACGTCGAGGCGGCCCGCACCCTCCACAAGGCCGACCCCAAGATCTTCATCACCAATGACACCGGGGACGCCGGAGCCACCACCAGCCTCATCTGGCAGGCCGGCGGACGCCCCTACAAGGCCGACGGCACGAACGTGGGCGTCGCCTTCGACGACGCGGGCACCAAGAAGTACACCGCGACCTGGCAGAAGCTCCTCGACGAGAAGCTGGTCGCGCCGATCAGCTCGTGGAGCGACGCCTGGTACAAGGGCCTGGCCGACGGCTCCCTGGCCACCCTCTCCATCGGCGCCTGGATGCCGGCCAACCTCACCTCCGGAGTCCCGGCGGCCTCCGGCGACTGGCGGGTCGCACCGCTGCCGCAGTGGACGAAGGGCGACCGGACAAGCGCGGAGAACGGCGGCAGCTCGCTGGCCGTGCCGAAGGCCGCGAAGAACAAGGAACTCGCTTACGCCTTCACCCAGTTCGCGACCACCGGCGCCGGTGCGAGCAGCCGCGTCGCCGAGGGCGCCTTCCCGGCCACCCGCGCCGACCTGGAGTCGAAGGCGTTCCTCGACACCCCGTTCCCCTACTTCGGCGGGCAGAAGGCCAACCAGGTGTTCGCCGAGTCGGCCCGTAACGTCGGTGCGGACTGGTCCTACCTGCCCTACCAGGTCTACGCGAACTCCGTCTTCAACGACACCGCGGGCAAGGCGTACGTCTCCTCCACCACGCTCTCCGACGGACTGAAGGCCTGGCAGGACGCGAGCGTCAAGTACGGCAAGGACCAGGGCTTCACCCTCGACTAG
- a CDS encoding substrate-binding domain-containing protein, with product MFRSTSSRAAAATGLLLTLGLTSACSSGKEATTDDQGGGKVKGAISLTYLQKQGDQEYFIGEAAGAKAKAKELGIGLKVVNLGNDANKTVSEVQSAIAQKTSGVIIVVPDPAVGPQVVQTTKEGKVALLTSDDQICATGPDPAKCGKDDLVPRIGFSGAQMGGEVGKRAAAEYKKAGWKAADTRIISAWKQDVTVCGDRVAGAKKAFQAAVPDVKTINVPTDNTPTGAQDKIAATITANSKVKHWVVWGCNDENVMGGVTALANADVSPDNVIGVGLGAYLACKEWESDKPTGMKAALFINGKDVGALAVQTMYDKLKKDKKFPAEAFAPTTMVDHTSWKGAGVTCS from the coding sequence ATGTTCCGTTCCACCTCCAGCCGCGCGGCCGCCGCCACCGGTCTCCTCCTGACCCTCGGCCTCACCTCCGCGTGTTCCTCTGGCAAGGAGGCCACCACCGACGACCAGGGCGGCGGCAAGGTCAAGGGCGCCATCTCGCTCACGTATCTGCAGAAGCAGGGTGACCAGGAGTACTTCATCGGCGAGGCCGCGGGCGCGAAGGCGAAGGCGAAGGAACTCGGCATCGGCCTCAAGGTGGTCAACCTGGGCAACGACGCCAACAAGACGGTCAGTGAAGTGCAGTCGGCGATCGCGCAGAAGACGAGCGGCGTCATCATCGTCGTTCCGGACCCGGCCGTCGGCCCACAGGTCGTACAGACCACGAAGGAGGGCAAGGTCGCGCTGCTGACCTCCGACGACCAGATCTGCGCCACGGGACCCGACCCGGCCAAGTGCGGCAAGGACGATCTCGTCCCGCGGATCGGGTTCAGCGGCGCCCAGATGGGCGGGGAGGTCGGCAAGCGCGCCGCCGCCGAGTACAAGAAGGCCGGCTGGAAGGCCGCGGACACCCGCATCATCTCGGCCTGGAAGCAGGACGTGACCGTCTGCGGCGACCGGGTGGCAGGGGCCAAGAAGGCGTTCCAGGCCGCCGTTCCCGATGTGAAGACCATCAACGTCCCCACCGACAACACCCCCACCGGCGCACAGGACAAGATCGCCGCGACGATCACCGCGAACTCCAAGGTGAAGCACTGGGTCGTCTGGGGCTGCAACGACGAGAACGTCATGGGCGGCGTCACCGCGCTCGCCAACGCGGACGTCAGCCCGGACAACGTTATCGGTGTCGGGCTCGGCGCCTATCTCGCCTGCAAGGAGTGGGAGTCCGACAAGCCGACCGGCATGAAGGCGGCCCTCTTCATCAACGGCAAGGACGTCGGCGCCCTGGCCGTCCAGACCATGTACGACAAGCTCAAGAAGGACAAGAAGTTCCCCGCCGAGGCCTTCGCCCCCACCACCATGGTCGACCACACCTCGTGGAAGGGCGCCGGAGTCACCTGCAGCTGA